A part of Macrobrachium nipponense isolate FS-2020 chromosome 26, ASM1510439v2, whole genome shotgun sequence genomic DNA contains:
- the LOC135199909 gene encoding ribosome-binding protein 1-like, whose protein sequence is MEKYEAGKDSHRKVKQERRRSQSGKHKGESQKGEAWKGESRKGEAGKGDKGGEVAKGEAGKESHRKGEAGKESHRKGEAGKESHRKGEAGKERSQKGQAGKGKESRRKGEAVKRRVRRKGEAGKESQEGEAGKESRRKGEAGKESRRKGEAGKESRRKGEAGKESHRKGEAERIFAEKVKQERKVAEKVSERKGSQEKVKQDRRVTEKVKQKRRSQKKEAGKWKEFAEKVKAGKERSQKRWGKSGKESRRKGEAGQGSEFAEKVKAGKGESQKRLKQRKESRRKGEAVKRRGRKKKGLKAKERRSPRKGEAGKEESQKRKERKGKERRKGKQEKEKFAEKGKKERERKFAEKGKQERRSSKEKEEERRKKVKQKERFGEAGKGEAKEKVKQRKRKSREKVKQERSRRKGEAGKESRRKGEAGKESRRKGEAGKESHRKGEAGKESRRKGEAGKESRRKGEAGKESRRKGEAGKESRRKGEAGKEKSRKGEAKRREKVKRGGRVKRKGKRRKGKQKEESQKR, encoded by the exons ATGGAAAAATATGAAGCAGGAAAGGACAGTCACAGAAAGGTGAAGCAGGAAAGGAGAAGGTCACAGAGTGGGAAGCACAAAGGAGAGTCGCAAAAAGGTGAAGCATGGAAAGGAGAGTCACGAAAAGGTGAAGCAGGAAAAGGAGA CAAAGGAGGAGAAGTCGCAAAAGGTGAAGCAGGAAAGGAGAGTCACAGAAAAGGTGAAGCAGGAAAGGAGAGTCACAGAAAAGGTGAAGCAGGAAAGGAGAGTCACAGAAAAGGTGAAGCAGGAAAGGAAAGGTCACAAAAAGGTCAAGCAGGAAAAG GAAAGGAGAGTCGCAGAAAAGGTGAAGCAGTGAAAAGGAGAGTTCGCAGAAAAGGTGAAGCAGGAAAAGAGTCGCAGGAAGGTGAAGCAGGAAAGGAGAGTCGCAGAAAAGGTGAAGCAGGAAAGGAGAGTCGCAGAAAAGGTGAAGCAGGAAAGGAGAGTCGCAGAAAAGGTGAAGCAGGAAAGGAGAGTCACAGAAAAGGTGAAGCAGAAAGGATATTCGCAGAAAAGGTGAAGCAGGAAAGGAAAGTCGCAGAAAAG GTGAGCGAAAGGAAAGGATCGCAAGAAAAGGTGAAGCAGGACAGGAGAGTCACAGAAAAGGTGAAGCAGAAAAGGAGATCGCAGAAAAAGGAAGCAGGAAAATGGAAAGAGTTCGCAGAAAAGGTGAAAGCAGGAAAGGAGAGGTCGCAGAAAAGGTGGGGGAAGTCAGGAAAGGAGAGTCGCAGAAAAGGTGAAGCAGGACAAGGAAGTGAGTTCGCAGAAAAGGTTAAAGCAGGGAAAGGAGAGTCGCAGAAAAGGTTGAAGCAGCGAAAGGAGAGTCGCAGAAAAGGTGAAGCAGTGAAAAGGAGAGGTCGCAAGAAAAAAGGGTTGAAAGCAAAGGAAAGGAGGTCGCCAAGAAAAGGTGAAGCAGGAAAGGAAGAGtcgcagaaaagaaaagaaaggaaagggaaggaaAGGAGAAAAGGTAAGCAGGAAAAGGAGAAGTTcgcagaaaaaggaaagaaggaaagggaaagaaagttCGCAGAAAAAGGTAAGCAGGAAAGGAGGAGTTcgaaggaaaaggaagaggaaaggagaaaAAAGGTGAAGCAAAAGGAAAGGTTTGGAGAAGCAGGAAAAGGAGAAGCGAAAGAAAAG GTGaagcaaaggaaaagaaagagtCGCGAAAAGGTGAAGCAGGAAAGAAGTCGCAGAAAAGGTGAAGCAGGAAAGGAGAGTCGCAGAAAAGGTGAAGCAGGAAAGGAGAGTCGCAGAAAAGGTGAAGCAGGAAAGGAGAGTCACAGAAAAGGTGAAGCAGGAAAGGAGAGTCGCAGAAAAGGTGAAGCAGGAAAGGAGAGTCGCAGAAAAGGTGAAGCAGGAAAGGAGAGTCGCAGAAAAGGTGAAGCAGGAAAGGAGAGTCGCAGAAAAGGTGAAGCAGGAAAGGAAAAGTCGCGAAAAGGTGAAgcaaaaaggagagaaaaggtgAAGAGAGGAGGTAGagtgaagaggaaaggaaagcgCAGAAAAGGGAAGCAGAAAGAAGAGTCGCAGAAAAGGTGA